From Terriglobia bacterium, the proteins below share one genomic window:
- a CDS encoding M28 family peptidase: MKKRIATLTAVLVLALTLAPPDFAQSGRQRYLETILPPNLILEIANEASGDEAMHHMIALAGVNRNRRAEEYVQGYYETAYVLNKLKEYGITDSEIIGLPARAKSTWDAEAAELWLLSPEKRKIADLKEVPASLCSGSGSADVTSELVYVGFGNREQSYTGKDVKGKIVLVNGSPGMAKALAVDKFGAAGLIGWGGSHADYDVDEIGWSSIRVGENEKTFGFVVSKRQFDELRDLCERGSKVEMSAIVRTQMVPYQEEMVSALIPGKEFPNEELVFTAHLFEGFAKQGANDNISGCAVILETARAIKKLVDDGKIPPLKRSIRFLFIPEISGTAAYIQKYPEITKRFFADINLDMVGEDIVRNRSFFNLERSTWSSPTYLNDVFEALFEWLGKTQKECGEYGASEIPVVSPNGSLQPFYYYISEYTGGSDHVVFLDGGVKVPALMLIAWPDMWYHTSGDTIDKADATQLKRVAFITSAAAVFLGSAGSRETQVMMAETANRGLSRVGKDKLRAERMMLNADAATLADAAREAVNVVTQGFVREKDALASIKFFIRNDAALDGLLKARVQALDSLMKIAADDVEKVYEQRALREGQRYQKPAPTPDEIRLSRIVPVRTSRMQGYFDSAAFRAALKDIKDLPAYKLQGSEYEVRNFIDGRRSILDIRNGVSAEYDPIPLKEVENFMLVLEKAGFVELQKK; the protein is encoded by the coding sequence ATGAAGAAGAGGATTGCGACCCTTACCGCCGTTCTGGTCCTGGCGCTCACGCTTGCCCCGCCGGACTTCGCCCAGTCGGGCCGACAGCGCTACCTCGAGACCATTCTGCCGCCTAATCTGATCCTCGAAATTGCCAACGAGGCCTCAGGAGATGAGGCCATGCATCACATGATCGCGCTTGCGGGCGTCAACCGCAACCGCCGCGCCGAGGAATATGTCCAAGGATATTACGAGACCGCATACGTCCTTAACAAGCTTAAAGAATACGGCATCACCGATTCCGAAATCATCGGGCTGCCGGCGCGCGCCAAAAGCACCTGGGACGCCGAGGCGGCCGAGCTGTGGCTGCTCTCCCCGGAGAAGAGGAAGATCGCCGATCTCAAGGAGGTCCCGGCTTCGCTTTGCTCCGGCAGCGGCTCGGCGGATGTGACCTCCGAGCTGGTTTACGTCGGCTTCGGCAATCGCGAGCAGTCGTACACCGGCAAGGACGTCAAGGGCAAAATCGTCCTGGTCAACGGCTCGCCGGGGATGGCCAAAGCGCTGGCCGTTGATAAATTCGGGGCCGCGGGGCTCATCGGTTGGGGCGGCAGCCACGCCGACTACGATGTGGACGAAATCGGCTGGAGTTCGATTCGCGTCGGCGAAAACGAAAAAACCTTCGGCTTTGTCGTATCGAAGCGGCAGTTCGATGAGCTCCGAGATCTGTGCGAGCGGGGCTCGAAGGTCGAGATGAGCGCCATCGTCAGGACGCAGATGGTCCCGTACCAGGAGGAAATGGTCTCCGCTCTGATCCCGGGAAAGGAATTTCCCAATGAGGAGCTCGTTTTCACCGCTCATCTTTTCGAAGGCTTCGCCAAACAGGGTGCCAACGACAACATCAGCGGCTGTGCGGTCATCCTGGAGACGGCGCGGGCGATCAAAAAGCTCGTGGACGACGGCAAGATCCCGCCGCTGAAGCGCTCGATCCGCTTTTTGTTCATTCCGGAAATCTCGGGCACGGCAGCCTATATCCAGAAATACCCTGAGATCACCAAGCGTTTCTTCGCCGACATCAACCTCGACATGGTCGGGGAGGACATCGTCAGGAACCGGTCCTTCTTCAACCTGGAGCGGTCGACCTGGTCCTCGCCGACGTATCTGAACGACGTTTTCGAAGCCCTGTTTGAGTGGCTGGGGAAGACCCAGAAGGAATGCGGGGAATACGGCGCGTCGGAGATCCCGGTCGTTTCGCCCAACGGCTCCCTGCAGCCGTTCTACTACTATATCAGCGAGTACACAGGCGGCAGCGACCATGTCGTCTTTCTGGACGGCGGCGTGAAAGTACCCGCGCTCATGCTCATCGCATGGCCGGACATGTGGTACCACACCAGCGGCGATACCATCGACAAGGCCGACGCCACCCAGCTCAAGCGCGTGGCCTTCATCACCTCGGCTGCGGCGGTTTTCCTCGGCTCGGCCGGGTCGCGCGAGACGCAGGTCATGATGGCGGAAACGGCCAACCGCGGGCTGTCGCGCGTCGGCAAGGACAAATTGCGGGCCGAGCGCATGATGCTCAACGCGGACGCAGCAACCCTTGCCGACGCGGCAAGAGAGGCCGTGAATGTCGTCACCCAGGGATTTGTGCGGGAAAAGGACGCGCTGGCCTCGATCAAATTCTTCATCAGGAATGACGCGGCCCTCGACGGCCTGCTTAAGGCGCGGGTCCAGGCTTTGGACAGTTTGATGAAGATTGCGGCAGACGATGTCGAGAAGGTTTATGAGCAGCGCGCTCTCAGAGAGGGGCAAAGATATCAGAAGCCGGCGCCGACGCCCGACGAAATCCGGTTGAGCAGGATTGTCCCGGTGAGGACGTCCCGGATGCAGGGTTATTTCGATTCTGCAGCGTTCCGGGCGGCGCTGAAGGACATCAAGGATCTCCCGGCGTACAAGCTGCAAGGGAGCGAATACGAGGTGAGGAACTTCATCGATGGACGACGCTCTATCCTCGACATTCGAAACGGAGTCTCGGCTGAGTACGACCCCATCCCGCTCAAGGAAGTCGAGAACTTCATGCTGGTACTGGAAAAAGCAGGATTCGTCGAACTACAAAAAAAATGA